Part of the Terrisporobacter glycolicus ATCC 14880 = DSM 1288 genome is shown below.
TCTTTTTTCTACAAAGTTTATTATCATTCTTGTTGCCTCATCTATACCTATAAAACTAGTATCTAAACATAAATGATAGTTCTTTGCATCTCCCCAGTAAGAGTCTGTATAGTATTTATAATAAGATGCTCTTTCTTTATCTATTTTTTTAACAACAGAAGCACTTATTTCTTCCTTTACATTATGTTCAATTATAGCTCTTCTTCTTCTAAATTCAAATTCTCCATGAATAAATATATTAAATACATTATCAAAATCTTTTAATGCATAATTTGATGCTCTTCCTACAAATATGCAAGATTTTTCACTAGCAAGTTTTTGTATCAAATTAAATTGTTTTAAAAATAATTGGTGGTTAATAGGTAAATTATTTGAACCATAGTCATATCCAAAGTAACTCAACACTTTTAATGGTTTTTCATCGTACTTCTCAAAATATTCCTTACAGTATCCACTTTCTTTTGCAACAATAGTTAGTAATTCTTTATCATAGCATGGTATATTAAAATACGCTGCTAATCTTCTTCCTATTTCTCCACCACCACTACCATATTCTCTACCAATAGTAATTACAAATTTATCTTTCATAAGTCTCCCCCATTTAAATAAATGTTAAAGTAATAAATAATATCTTCTATATAACATCTAGTATAGATGATAAATTATTTACTATCTTAATATTATTATATTCTTTAAAGTCGTTTTGTGATGTAGTTCCAGTAGTAACTCCAACAAAATCTATTTGTCCATTTTCTGCTGCCTTAGCATCTATATAACTATCTCCAACATATAATACATCTTCTTTTTTACAGTTAAAGTATTCTAATGCTTTCATTAATCCTTCTGGATTTGGTTTATGAGTTGTCACATTTTCATAACCTATTATATAATCAACGTATTTTCTACAATCTAAGTGTTCTAATATTTTATCTATTCTAGCTCCCATTCTACTAGATACTATCCCCACCTTTATTCCATTTTTCTTAAGGGTTTGTAGTGTTTCAACAGTATCCTCAAATAAAACAGTATTTTGAATTGTAATCTCATCTGATTTAACTCTATAAATTGATACAAGTTCTTGAACCTTTTCTTCATCCTTTATTCCTGTTAGTTCTGGAAAGGCATTATCCAATGTCATACCTATAGTTTTAATAGCTTTTTCTCTATCAAAGCCATCTATATTCATTGTTTCAAAAGTATGCCTAAAACATTCTACTATGGGCTTTG
Proteins encoded:
- a CDS encoding HAD family hydrolase; translation: MKYKLCLFDFDYTLADTTKPIVECFRHTFETMNIDGFDREKAIKTIGMTLDNAFPELTGIKDEEKVQELVSIYRVKSDEITIQNTVLFEDTVETLQTLKKNGIKVGIVSSRMGARIDKILEHLDCRKYVDYIIGYENVTTHKPNPEGLMKALEYFNCKKEDVLYVGDSYIDAKAAENGQIDFVGVTTGTTSQNDFKEYNNIKIVNNLSSILDVI
- a CDS encoding AAA family ATPase, which encodes MKDKFVITIGREYGSGGGEIGRRLAAYFNIPCYDKELLTIVAKESGYCKEYFEKYDEKPLKVLSYFGYDYGSNNLPINHQLFLKQFNLIQKLASEKSCIFVGRASNYALKDFDNVFNIFIHGEFEFRRRRAIIEHNVKEEISASVVKKIDKERASYYKYYTDSYWGDAKNYHLCLDTSFIGIDEATRMIINFVEKRYK